In Erigeron canadensis isolate Cc75 chromosome 7, C_canadensis_v1, whole genome shotgun sequence, one DNA window encodes the following:
- the LOC122608292 gene encoding 5-formyltetrahydrofolate cyclo-ligase-like protein COG0212, whose translation MYKNIQTNPTKMDTCAFKYSPLKHQITSITHHHNKTATRYLTNNNNPFKVLLASNNKSQVSFNEAAYESERLRLDAKARESMAIEAAEKASKNVDDPKAWKWVIRKKVWDLMEAKNIAQFPRPVHHRIPNFVGASVAAHKMSRLEVFLEAQCVKVNPDTPQKQVRFLTLNGGKKLLTPQPRLRTGFFSVLESNNLTPSTMNEACTSIGVAKYGKPIGLDENIKVDVIVIGSVAVDPITGARLGKGEGFAELEYGMLRYMGAIDDSTPIITSVHDEQLVDDIPVEKLLIHDVPVDIICTPTQVIFTNTPIPKPQGIYWDKLSPEKLGQIKVLRELKAKIERESGRRLPSGPSEKLPPTAKRGRKR comes from the exons ATGTACAAAAACATACAAACCAATCCAACCAAAATGGACACATGTGCTTTCAAATATTCTCCACTCAAACATCAAATCACTTCCATAACACATCATCACAACAAGACCGCCACTCGTTATTTGACTAATAACAATAATCCATTCAAAGTGTTGTTGGCGAGTAACAACAAAAGCCAGGTGTCATTTAATGAAGCTGCATATGAATCCGAAAGGCTTCGTTTGGATGCTAAAGCAAGAGAATCAATGGCCATTGAAGCAGCTGAGAAAGCAAGTAAAAATGTTGATGATCCAAAAGCATGGAAATGGGTTATTAGAAAAAAGGTTTGGGATTTGATGGAAGCTAAAAACATTGCTCAGTTTCCTAGACCTGTTCATCATAGGATTCCTAATTTTGTTGGTGCCTCTGTTGCTGCTCACAAA ATGAGTAGGTTGGAGGTGTTTCTAGAGGCTCAATGTGTGAAGGTGAACCCTGATACACCTCAAAAGCAAGTCAGATTTTTGACACTTAATG GTGGAAAGAAACTACTTACTCCCCAGCCTCGTTTAAGGACCGGGTTTTTCTCAGTACTTGAATCGAATAATTTAACTCCTAGTACCATGAATGAGGCATGTACTTCTATTGGGGTTGCAAAATATGGAAAGCCCATTGGTTTGGATGAGAATATTAAGGTTGATGTCATTGTGATTGGCTCGGTCGCTGTTGATCCAATAACTGGGGCTCGACTTGGAAAGGGTGAG GGATTTGCAGAACTTGAATATGGAATGCTGCGTTACATGGGAGCAATTGACGACTCAACTCCAATTATAACATCAG TGCATGATGAACAGCTGGTAGATGATATTCCTGTCGAGAAGCTACTTATCCATGATGTACCTGTTGACATCATATGCACTCCAACCCAAGTTATTTTTACAAACACACCCATCCCGAAGCCTCAAG GAATTTATTGGGACAAATTGTCACCTGAGAAGCTGGGTCAGATCAAAGTTCTTAGAGAACTGAAAGCCAAAATCGAAAGAGAATCTGGGCGGAGACTTCCTAGTGGCCCTTCTGAAAAATTGCCCCCGACTGCTAAAAGAGGAAGAAAGCGATAG